The following are encoded together in the Cololabis saira isolate AMF1-May2022 chromosome 5, fColSai1.1, whole genome shotgun sequence genome:
- the ric3b gene encoding protein RIC-3b, which produces MAMSTFQKVTLATCLVLCVALLLPKMLLSRRKDAERPDGAGRFPPGMHRQGAPEGRGKKVSGSGFSRAQNSEATPRTKGAGPGPGTGGKSNLAGQIIPVYGFGILLYILYILFKIMSKGSSQAADSRFPPVRSENKKRKITDFELAQLQDKLRETELVMEKIVSTAHHSPDRVKGVSPDQEENLLQQLTEITRVMQEGQLVEGGVPNKTPKDWDGVPEASPPYWETCCCQHHPERTEGDETSRGDDPAEDVPVGDLRTEPVTVASDEDVSPGKDPGTRDTGYDYEEGGGPAGLDVPEDEHEEGGGPAGPDVPEDEHEEGGGPAGPDVPEDEHEEGGGPAGPDVPEDEDTAPLEQEKTTPPAETETSSSSVRRRSRRKTKKRQH; this is translated from the exons atggcgaTGTCCACCTTCCAGAAGGTGACTCTGGCCACGTGCCTCGTGCTGTGCGTGGCGCTGCTGCTGccaaagatgctgctgtcccgcaGGAAGGATGCGGAGCGGCCGGACG gtgcaggtcggTTCCCCCCCGGGATGCACCGCCAGGGGGCGCCAGAGGGCCGGGGTAAGAAGGTCTCGGGGTCCGGCTTCTCCAGGGCCCAGAACTCGGAGGCCACGCCCAGGAccaagggggcggggccgggacccgggaccggggGCAAGTCCAACCTGGCGGGACAGATCATCCCCGTCTACGGCTTCGGCATCCTGCTCTACATCCTCTACATCCTGTTCAAG ATCATGTCCAAAGGGAGCAGCCAAGCGGCTGACAGCAGGTTTCCTCCGGTTCGCTCGGAGAACAAGAAGAGAAAGATCA CGGACTTCGAACTGGCCCAGCTGCAGGACAAACTGAGGGAGACGGAGCTGGTGATGGAGAAGATCGTCTCCACGGCCCACCACAGTCCCGACAG GGTGAAGGGGGTGAGTCCGGACCAGGAGGAGaacctgctgcagcagctgacgGAGATAACGCGGGTGATGCAGGAGGGCCAGCTGGTGGAGGGCGGCGTCCCGAACAAGACCCCCAAAGACTGGGACG GTGTCCCCGAGGCGTCTCCTCCCTACTGGGAGACATGCTGCTGTCAGCACCATCCAGAGAGGACGGAAGGGGACGAGACCAGCCGGGGGGACGACCCGGCCGAGGACGTCCCGGTCGGAGATCTGAGGACGGAACCCGTTACCGTAGCGAGTGATGAAGACGTGTCCCCGGGGAAGGATCCGGGGACGAGAGACACCGGGTACGACTACGAGGAGGGAGGTGGACCCGCTGGTCTGGACGTCCCGGAGGACGAACACGAGGAGGGAGGTGGACCCGCTGGTCCGGACGTCCCGGAGGACGAACACGAGGAGGGAGGTGGACCCGCTGGTCCGGACGTCCCGGAGGACGAACACGAGGAGGGAggtggacctgctggtcctgaCGTCCCGGAGGACGAGGACACCGCCCCCCTGGAGCAGGAAAAGACGACCCCTCCGGCGGAGACAGAGACGTCCAGCAGCTCGGTCAgacggaggagcaggaggaagacgAAGAAGAGACAGCATTGA